In Ktedonobacterales bacterium, a genomic segment contains:
- a CDS encoding sigma-70 family RNA polymerase sigma factor, with the protein MKGRWRWLTTSQEQLSAAAFAHMIRQARQHHEEALVALYQRALPVIYRYVLARLGQPDLVEDIVSDVFLVMVESIGALRAEHEAGFYAWLIQIAQGKIARALHRKKRDAMRLVPLGGYSAETEEDRWEPEVMTTDLASNPAALQEWRETLEELGLALGSLTTEQQVVVIGRFLAGQSIEDLARALKKQPGAVRALQFRALGKLAEQLGFVGSRPRAAGESAGTQFPQGRFRRGHHLEGKGKEGGHES; encoded by the coding sequence ATGAAGGGTCGCTGGAGGTGGCTTACGACCAGCCAGGAACAACTCAGTGCCGCCGCCTTTGCTCATATGATCCGGCAGGCACGCCAACACCATGAAGAGGCGCTGGTTGCGCTCTATCAACGCGCCTTGCCAGTGATCTATCGCTATGTGCTGGCGCGGCTGGGGCAGCCTGATCTGGTTGAAGACATCGTCTCCGATGTCTTTCTGGTGATGGTGGAATCCATCGGCGCGCTCCGCGCCGAACATGAGGCCGGATTTTATGCCTGGCTGATTCAGATTGCCCAGGGGAAGATCGCCAGGGCGCTGCATCGCAAGAAGCGTGACGCTATGCGCCTGGTTCCTCTGGGCGGATACAGTGCAGAGACAGAAGAGGATCGCTGGGAGCCAGAGGTGATGACAACTGATCTGGCGAGCAATCCAGCGGCCTTGCAGGAATGGCGCGAGACCCTGGAGGAGTTGGGGCTGGCGCTGGGCAGCCTGACCACTGAGCAGCAGGTGGTGGTGATAGGCCGGTTTCTGGCCGGGCAGAGCATCGAAGACCTGGCGCGCGCGCTCAAAAAGCAGCCCGGAGCGGTGCGCGCCTTACAGTTCCGCGCGTTAGGAAAGCTGGCGGAGCAGTTAGGCTTTGTGGGCAGCCGCCCGCGAGCCGCAGGCGAGAGTGCGGGAACCCAGTTCCCGCAAGGGCGGTTCCGAAGGGGGCATCATCTGGAGGGAAAGGGAAAGGAGGGCGGGCATGAATCGTGA
- a CDS encoding LLM class flavin-dependent oxidoreductase: MRVGVGLPNAIPGTDGQRLIEWARRADAGPFSSLGVLDRLAYDSYDPLSALAAAAAVTSRLRLVTMIVIGPLRNTLLLAKAAASVDALSGGRLTLGLAVGARKADYEAAGMDYHSRGKRLSEQLTALRDYWEDERIGPRLARPGGPPLLIGGSSDQGFARVARYADGYVHGGGPPRTFARAADKACAAWSDAGRPGKPQLWAQGYFALGNEAAHMGMNYLREYYAFTGPFAEKIAASLLTTPQAIAQFLRGYEEVGCDELILLPTSPDLAQIDQLAAVLDGLGRRGRAAAPERA; the protein is encoded by the coding sequence ATGCGAGTTGGCGTGGGGCTGCCTAACGCCATTCCTGGGACCGACGGCCAGCGCCTGATTGAATGGGCCAGGCGCGCCGACGCGGGGCCGTTCTCCAGTCTGGGTGTGCTTGATCGCCTGGCTTATGACAGCTATGATCCCTTGAGCGCGCTGGCCGCCGCTGCTGCCGTCACGAGCCGTCTTCGGCTGGTGACGATGATCGTCATTGGCCCGCTGCGCAATACCTTGCTGCTGGCAAAGGCTGCCGCCTCCGTGGATGCCCTCTCCGGCGGGCGGCTGACACTGGGGCTGGCCGTTGGCGCGCGCAAGGCCGATTACGAGGCCGCTGGCATGGACTATCACTCGCGCGGCAAGCGCCTCTCAGAGCAGCTTACCGCGCTGCGCGACTATTGGGAAGATGAGCGTATCGGCCCACGCCTGGCGCGTCCAGGCGGACCGCCGCTCTTGATTGGCGGCTCAAGCGACCAGGGTTTTGCTCGCGTGGCCCGCTATGCTGATGGCTACGTACATGGCGGCGGCCCACCCAGAACCTTTGCCCGCGCGGCAGATAAAGCCTGCGCCGCCTGGAGCGACGCCGGACGCCCCGGCAAGCCTCAACTCTGGGCGCAGGGTTACTTCGCCCTGGGAAACGAGGCCGCTCACATGGGCATGAACTATCTGCGCGAATACTACGCCTTTACCGGCCCATTCGCCGAAAAGATCGCCGCTAGCCTGCTCACCACACCCCAGGCCATCGCGCAGTTTCTGCGCGGCTATGAAGAAGTGGGATGCGATGAACTCATTCTTCTGCCAACCTCTCCTGATCTGGCGCAGATCGATCAACTGGCCGCCGTTCTTGACGGGCTGGGCAGACGCGGGCGCGCCGCCGCGCCAGAGCGAGCATAG